The region ATCCGGCCGCGCCGACGCGATGGTCACCTGCTTGCGCCCCCGGGCCATGTGAGGTCGGCAAATATCGATGCAAGGTCGATAGATCAAGTGATCAGCTTGCCGACCACGCGCGCAGTGTAGTCCACCATCGGGATGATGCGGCCGTAGTTGAGCCGCGTCGGCCCGATCACCCCGAGCACGCCGACGATCTTCTTTTGCGCATCCGCGACCGGTGCGACGATCAGCGAAGACCCGGACAGTGAAAAGAGATTGCTCTCCGAGCCGATGAAAATGCGCACGCCCTCGCCCTGCTCGGCGCTCCCGAGGATGCGGATCAGGTCGCGCTTCGATTCGAGATCGTCGAACAGCCGCCGGATTCGCCCGATGTCCTCTTGCACGCTGACGTCGGCGAGCAGGTGCGACGTGCCGCGCACGATGAGATTGCGCCGCTCGCTCTCGTCGCCGGACCAGGGACCGAGACCGGCCTCGATGACCCGCCTGCAGAGTGTATCCAGTTCCGCCTTGGCCGCTTGCAGATCGAGCTTGATCCGCAGCCGCGCCTCCTCGAACGAGAGCCCCCGCAGGTGCGCGTTGAGATAGTTGGACGCCTCGGTCAGCACGCTTGCCGGCATCCCCTCGGGCAGGTCCGCGATCCGGTTCTCGACGTTTCCGTCGTCGCCGACGAGGACCACGAGCGCCTTCGTCGGCTCCAGTGGCACGAACTGGATGTGCTTGATCCGCACCACGTGCTTGTCGGTGAGCACCAGTCCGGCGCACAGCGAGAGACCCGAGATCATCTCGCCGGCCTCGGTCAGCACCTCTTCGACCGATCTCGCCTGGCGTGTGGCGCCGATCTTGAGTTCGATCGAGGCGCGCTCTTCCTGTGTCAGATCGCCGAGTTCGAGAAGGCCGTCGACGAACAGCCTGAGGCCCGTCTCCGTCGGCAGCCTGCCGGCCGAGGTGTGCGGTGCATAGATGAGACCGAGTGCCTCGAGGTCGGCCATGACGTTGCGCACCGAAGCGGGCGAAAGCGTCATCGGCAGATGGCGCGACAGATTGCGCGAGCCGACGGGCTCACCCGTGGAAAGGTAGCTTTCCACGATGCGCCGGAAGATCGTCTGGGAGCGCTCGTCGAGTTCAATTCTCGGGTGGCGCGTATCCGTTGTCATCTCGGTCCTTCGCTTGTGCGGCGCTGATCCTCGTCCGCGAGAGGGTAGATAATGGCACGGAGGCGGTCAAACGCCCGCGATTGATCGCCGCCATTCGGCGTTGATATGGTCATTGCTCGTGGCTAGTGTAGGTGGAACGGCCACGAGGGGCGACCCGTCGAAGCGAACGGCGGCGGATCGGCTTGGCTCAGGGGTGGACCTTCAGGTCCGCCTGGCACGCGAATTTCAATCTGTGGAATGCTCGGTGAGCCGCCGGCTCGGGGCGGCTGAGGTGCCGCCGCCGGCCAGCTCCGCCGGGCACTCTCCTCGTTCGTCAGTTCACCCATTTGCGCGACCGGAATTGGACAATGCGACCATCGAAACGTGAGGCTGACGAACTTCGCCCGGTACAATTCGAGCGGGCCGTCTCGCGCCATGCCGAGGGCTCCTGTCTCGTCAGGTTCGGCAACACCCATGTGCTCTGCACGGCTTCCCTCGAGGACCGCACGCCCCCCTGGCTGAAGGGGCAGGGCCGTGGCTGGGTCACCGCCGAGTACGGCATGCTGCCGCGCGCGACCAACGAGCGGGTGCGCCGCGAGGCAACGACCGGCAAGCAGGGCGGCCGCACGGTCGAGATCCAGCGGCTGATCGGACGCTCGCTGCGCGCCGTCGTCGACTTGACCAAGCTCGGCGAGCGCCAGATCGTGATCGATTGCGACGTGCTCCAGGCCGATGGCGGCACGCGCACCGCGTCGATCACCGGCGCCTGGGTCGCGCTGCACGATTGCATCGCCTGGATGCGCGCGCGCGACATGGTGGGTGATGGCGTGCTCCGCGACAACGTGGCCGCCGTCTCCTGCGGGCTGCATGGCGGACGCGCGGTGCTGGATCTCGACTATGCCGAGGATTCGGAGGCCGCCGCCGATGTCAACTTCGTGATGACCGGCGCGGGTGCGATCGTCGAGGTGCAGGCGACGGCCGAGACGGTCGCCTTCTCTCGCGAGGAGTTCGACGAACTCTATCGGCTGGCCGGCAAGGGCATTGCCGACCTCGTCAGTCTGCAGCGCCTGACCGTCGCCTGACGCCGAGCGGCGGCTGGATCGTGTCGCTTGTCGGCGCCGTTTCAGGAGTTGGGACCATGGTCGCCCGCCCGGCCCTCCTCGAGGCCGCTCTCTATGCCGATGATCTCGATGCAGCCGAGCGCTTCTATGCCGGAGTGCTCGGCCTCGAGGTGGTGGTTCGTTCGTCCGGCCGCCATGTTTTCTTCCGCCTCGAGGGCGCCATGCTGCTGGTCTTCGACCCTGCCGGATCGGCGGCCGTTCCGGGCGACGCGCGACTTCCGGTGCCGCCGCATGGAGCGAACGGCCCGGGCCACGTCTGCCTTGCCGCGAGCGCGGCGGAAATCGAGGGCTGGCGGCACAAGCTGACGGCGGCCGGCGTGGCGATCGAGGCCGATTTCGATTGGCCGGGGGGTGGCCGCTCGATCTATTTTCGCGACCCGGCTGGCAATTCGATCGAGATCGCCGAGCCACGCATCTGGGGCTTTTCATGAGTTCGGGAAATTTCGCTCCGCTCCGCTCCGGCCAGAGGCTGCTCGTTGCCAGCCACAACCCCGGCAAGGTCCGCGAGATCCGCGACCTCGTCACCCCCTATGGCCTGGAAGCCGTTTCGGCCGAAGCCCTCGGCTTGCCGGAGCCCGATGAGACCGAGGAGACGTTTTCCGGCAATGCGCGTCTCAAGGCCGTTGCGGCGGCGGTGGCATCGGGCCTACCCGCGCTCGCCGACGATTCGGGCCTCGAAGTCGCCTGTCTGGACGGTGCACCGGGCATCTATTCGGCGCGCTGGGCGGGGCCGGGCAAGGACTTCGCATTCGCCATGGCGAAGGTCCGGGAGGCCGTCACTGCGCGCCTCGGCTGGGAGCCGCCCGGGCCCATTGCCAACTTCACCTGCGCCCTCTGCCTCGCCCTGCCGGATGCCGGCGACAGGGTCTTCGAGGGAAAGGTCTTCGGTCACCTGGTCTGGCCGCCGCGGGGTGCCAACGGTTTCGGCTATGACCCGATGTTCGTGGCCGAAGGCATGCGCGAGACGTTCGGAGAGCTGGAGCCCGCCCGCAAGCACGCCATCAGCCACCGCGCCGCCGCCTTCCGAAAGTTCGTCGCGAACGCCCTGGGCGACCATGGTTGAGCCGGTTCATCGCGGCACCTTCACCGCGTCCCGCCGGTCGTCCGAGGCCGGCGCCCCATCGCCCGACGATCCGGGCTTCGGCATCTATGTCCATTGGCCGTTCTGCGCCTCCAAATGCCCCTACTGCGACTTCAACAGCCACGTCCGCCGCACACCGCTCGAGCACGACCGATTTCGCAGCGCCTACCTCGCCGAACTGTCGACGCTCGCCGGGCGCAGTCGGGCGAGGGCGGTCACCAGCATCTTCTTCGGAGGTGGCACGCCGTCGCTCATGGAGCCGGCCACCGTCGCGGCGGTGATCGACGCGGTTGCGGATCGTTTCGGGCTCGCTTCGGGCGCGGAGATCACCCTCGAGGCCAATCCCTCGAGCGTCGAGGCGGGCCGCTTTGCTGGTTATCGGACCGCCGGCGTCAACCGCGTCTCGCTCGGCATCCAGGCGCTGGTCGACGCGGACCTCGCGCGGCTCGGCCGGCTGCACACCGCGAGCGAGGCGCGTGCCGCCATGGCCGTCGCGCTGACGACCTTCGAGCGCGTTTCTTTCGATCTCATCTACGCCCGGCCGGGTCAGACGCCCGAAGCCTGGGCGCGTGAACTCACCGAGGCCCTCGATATGGCGGCCGGCCATCTTTCGCTCTACCAGCTCACCATCGAGCCCGGTACGCCGTTCGAGGCGCTGCACGCCGCGGGCCGCCTTGTCGTGCCGGATCCGGAAAGCGCGGCTGGGCTTTACGAATTGACCGGCGAGTTGACCACCGCCGCCGGTCTCGAGGCCTATGAGGTCTCGAACTACGCGCGCCCCGGCCAGGAGAGCCGGCACAACCTGCTCTATTGGCGCAATGGCGCCTACATCGGCATCGGCCCTGGTGCCCATGGTCGGCTGGAACGCGCAGGCCCCGCCCCTCATGGCCGCGTCGCCACCGAAAGCGAGCGCCAGCCCGAGCGCTGGCTGACGCGTGTCGAGGAGGTCGGTCATGGCGTCACCCGTGAGGCGGAATTGACGTCCTCGGAAATGGCCGACGAGATGTTGGTGATGGGCCTGCGGCTCACCGAGGGGATTTCGCTCGCCCGCCTCGCGGAGATCTCCGGGCTGGCGCTCGCCCCGGCGTTTCTCGGCAACCTCGAGCGCCAGGGCTTGGTGAATTGGGATCGCGCGGCGGGCCGGCTCGCGGCAACCCCATCCGGTTTGCTCGTTCTGGACAGCCTGCTGGTCGAGCTTTCCCGTGGGCTGCGCCCGGTACCGCCGCCCGCGCCCGCCGTCTGATTGCTCGCCGTCCTAGTAGGTGGCCGGTGCCGCGGGCACCCCGGAATAGAGCGCCGGACCGAACGACGTCGGCGCGGGATCGACGAGACGCGGTCCGAACTTCTGCACCTCGAGAACGGCGAGGCCGCGATCGGACGTGCCCTCGGCGGTCAGCCGGAACAGGCCGTCGATCCCGGCAAACCCGCTCGGCCGCGTCAGGTTGGCGGCGGTGAAGCGCTGGCCGGCGGGGTTGGCCGAGAGTGCAATGGCGAGGCTGACGGCGTCGTGCGCGACACTGGCGATGCGCGGCGGCACGCTGCCATAGGTGGCACTGAAGCGGCTCGTGAATTCGCGCCAGCCATCGGGATCGGGCGCCGGATACCATGCGCCGACGAGTGCCTCCTGCTGGCCGACCGCCGGGAAGTCCCAATCGCTCGTGCCGATGAGGCGCAGCTTGCGCGTGTCGATGTCGTTGTAGGGCAACAGGGTGGCGAGGGTCGGCAAGCTGTCCTGACCGCCCGCGATGAGCAGCACGTCTACGGGGCGTCCGCTGTTGCTGGCCCTGGTCATGGTGTCTTTGACGCGCTTGACCGGATCGAGCATGCCGTTGGCGTCGAGCGGGTAGCTCTGCACCGTGGCGACCGTACCGCCGTTTCGCCGCACCGCGATGTCGAGGGCGGCGGCGAGCCGTTGGCCATATTCGGATTGCGGCAAAAGGGCTGCGTAGTTGCGCCCGCCCTGCTGGCTGGCGAAGCCGACGACCCGCGAGATGTCCTCGCCCGGCATGAAGCTCAGCAGGTAAACCCCGTTGCCGGCGACTGCCCGGTCCGTCGAAAAGGCGATGACCGGCACGTTCGCCGGGCGCGCGACGGCGGCGGCCGCCTCGACGCTCTTTGCGAACAGCGGCCCGATGATGAGTTCGGCGCCCGCCGCGATGGCCTCCTGCGCCGCCTGCCGCGCGCCTTCCGCCGTGCCGGCCGTGTCTTTGGTGAACAGCAGTACGTTCGGGTTGTTCTGCTCGAAGAGCGCGAGTTCCCCAGCTTGCTTGAGGCCTTTGGCCACTTTTCCGGCGGGGCCCGTGGCCGACAGCGGCAGCAGCATGGCCACCTTGACGGGCTGCTGTAGCCCGAGCGCCACCTCGGCCCCGCTGGGCGGCGCCACGTTGGCGGTGCTGCTCGAGGGTTGGTTGACGCCGGGGCCGCTTACGGCACATGCCGCGAGCACGACACCGGCCACGCCGACGGCGACAACGGCACGCGCGCGCATCATGCACGCCCGGACGCCGGACGCTGCTGCGCGCGCGAGGTCCGCCGCGCGATTGCGTGGGCGCACTCCAGCGGTCATGAGGCGCACGAGATGCATTGCGATCACCCGTCCCCAAGGATCGACGCGACAGTTCCGTTGGCCTCTCGTGGTGAGCTAGCCGCTTTGCGGCCTGCTTGCCAATTGTGACCACGCCCAGCTAGCACCATTTGGCCGGCGAGCGTGGCCAAAAAACGGTCACGCCCGAGGCCTGGATGCATCAGCGACCATTTCAATCGCGCAGATTCGGCTTGTACGTTCAATATCGAAGGTAGGAACAACTCGATTGCCCGTACGCGAAACCGCAAAGCCGCCGCGCCCACGCGGCCATTGCGCCACATCGTGCGGCGGACCTGGAGTGCCGATATGAGCGAGGAGACCGGCAATGCTCCGGCGTCGGACTCTGTGACCGATGGCTCCGCCGCGTCGTTTGCGCCTGGAACGCGGGAGGCGCGGGCGCTGGCCGCCGCTGCCCGCCTACTCACCATCCAGCTCCTGCGGCCGCCCGCGCCGGGTCTGCACCTCGTTGCCACTCCCATCGGCAATCTCGGCGACATCACCTTGCGCGCCATCGCCGTCATGGCGCTCGCCGATTGCCTCTACTGCGAGGATACCCGCCACACCCGCAAGCTCCTCGAGCAATGCGGCATCGATCGCCAGCTCCAGGTCTACGAGGACCATGGTGCCGAGCGTGAGAGGCCTCGCATCCTGGCGGCTCTGGCCAGCGGTGCCTCGGTGGCGTTGGTCTCCGATGCCGGCATGCCGCTCGTCTCCGACCCTGGCTACAAGCTGGTGCGTGAGGCCCTCGCCGCCGGCCATGACGTCAGCGTCGTTCCCGGCGCCTCCTCCGCACTCGCCGCCCTCGTCGTTTCGGGCCTTCCGACCGATCGCTTCATGTTCGAGGGGTTCCTGCCCTCGCGCCAACTCGCCCGGCGTCAGCGCCTCGAGGCGCTGCGCGCGGCCGATCTGCCGGTCATCCTGTTCGAGGCCCCCAATCGCCTCGCAGCGCTCCTGGCCGACGGCCGCGAAATCCTCGGCGACCACCGCACCGCCGCTGTCGCCCGCGAGTTGACCAAGCGCTTCGAGGAGGTGCGTCGCGGCTCGCTCGCCGAACTCGCCGAATGGGCCTCGGCGACGCCACCGCGCGGAGAGGTCTGTGTCGTCCTCGGTCCCGCCGTCCCGGGCGAGGTGACGGATGCGATGATCCGCGAGCGGCTCGCCGCCATGCCGGCCGACCTCTCGCAACGTGATGCTGTCCGCCTCGTCGCCGCCGACCTCGGCGTGTCGCGCGGTCGGGTCTACGATCTCAGCCTCGGCAAGGAGGCGCCGCCCGCGCCGGGCGCCGCGCCTGTGGCCGGTCCACCCCCCATTGCAGACCTGCCACCCTCTGGCCCGCGCCCGTCGCGAATGCGCGGGCGCTCGAAGGACCGATGAGCGGCCCGGACCCGCGGGAGCGGCCCGGGTGGGGGGCCGAACGGCTCGCCGAGCGCCGCCGGCGCTACCGGGTGGGCCTTGCGGCCGAATGGCTGGCGGTGCTGCTGCTGACCTGCAAGGGCTACCGCATCCTCGCGCGCCGCCATCGCACGCCGGTCGGCGAGATCGACATCGTCGCGCGGCGTGGGACCACCATAGCCTTCGTCGAGGTCAAGCGCCGTGACAGCGAAGAAGCTGCCATAGCCGCATTCACGCCGCGCCAGGCGCGCCGGCTGGTGCGCGCCGCCGAACACTATCTGGCGGGCCGTCCGCGCCTTTCCCACCTCGCACCGCGCTTCGATCTGGTGACGGCGCGGCCGGGCCGGCTGCCGTCTCATCGCGCGGGCTTCATCGGTGCCTTCGATCGCTCGGGGCTCGATGGCGTTTGACATTGTCGCTGGGCGCGCGTTTCGTCCCGCGACCGGGCAGCCGCGCGCCGTTGCTGGGCGTGTCGGCAGCATTTCGCAAGGACAGGGATCGGGGAGGTGGCAATGGGTTTGCGCGTCGGTGTTCAGATGGACCCCATCGAGCGGATCGCGATCACTGGCGATTCGACGTTCGCGATGATGCTGGAGGCCCAGGCGCGCGGACACGAACTCTTCTACTTCCAGCCGGCCACTGTCACGCTGGACCAGGGTCGGTTGATGGCGACCGGCTCGAACGTGCTGGTTCGCGACGTCGTCGGCTCCCATGCCAGTCTCGCCGAGCCCCGGCGCCAGGATCTCGGCGCTCTCGACGTCGTCCTGCTCCGCCAGGACCCTCCTTTCGACATGTCCTACATCACCAACACCCACCTGCTCGGGCGCATTCATCCCCGCACGCTCGTGGTCAACGACCCGGCTCACGTGCGCAACGCACCCGAAAAACTTTTCGTCCTCGATTTCGCCGATCTGATGCCCCCGACCATGGTGACGCGGAGCCTCGAGGAGGTGCGCCGCTTTCGCGACCGCCACGGCGACATCATCGTCAAGCCGCTCTACGGCAACGGTGGCGCCGGCGTTTTTCGACTCGCGTCGGAGGATTCCAATCTCAATGCGCTCGTCGAGTTGTTCCAGTCCATGTCGCGCGAGCCCTTCATGGTGCAGCAGTACCGGCCGGAGGTGCGCGACGGCGACAAGCGGATCATTCTCGTCGACGGAGAGTTCGCGGGCGCCATCAACCGCGTTCCCGCGAGTGGGGAGACGCGCTCCAACATGCACGTCGGCGGTCGTCCCGAGCCCATCGCGTTGACGGCACGCGACGAGGAGATTTGCCTTCGCCTCGGTCCGGCGTTGCGTGAGCGCGGCCTCCTCTTCACCGGCATCGACGTCATCGGCGATTACCTGACGGAGATCAATGTCACGTCGCCGACAGGAATTCGCGAGGTCAAGCGCTTCGGCGGCAACGAC is a window of Hyphomicrobiales bacterium DNA encoding:
- the hrcA gene encoding heat-inducible transcriptional repressor HrcA; amino-acid sequence: MTTDTRHPRIELDERSQTIFRRIVESYLSTGEPVGSRNLSRHLPMTLSPASVRNVMADLEALGLIYAPHTSAGRLPTETGLRLFVDGLLELGDLTQEERASIELKIGATRQARSVEEVLTEAGEMISGLSLCAGLVLTDKHVVRIKHIQFVPLEPTKALVVLVGDDGNVENRIADLPEGMPASVLTEASNYLNAHLRGLSFEEARLRIKLDLQAAKAELDTLCRRVIEAGLGPWSGDESERRNLIVRGTSHLLADVSVQEDIGRIRRLFDDLESKRDLIRILGSAEQGEGVRIFIGSESNLFSLSGSSLIVAPVADAQKKIVGVLGVIGPTRLNYGRIIPMVDYTARVVGKLIT
- a CDS encoding ribonuclease PH, yielding MRPSKREADELRPVQFERAVSRHAEGSCLVRFGNTHVLCTASLEDRTPPWLKGQGRGWVTAEYGMLPRATNERVRREATTGKQGGRTVEIQRLIGRSLRAVVDLTKLGERQIVIDCDVLQADGGTRTASITGAWVALHDCIAWMRARDMVGDGVLRDNVAAVSCGLHGGRAVLDLDYAEDSEAAADVNFVMTGAGAIVEVQATAETVAFSREEFDELYRLAGKGIADLVSLQRLTVA
- a CDS encoding glyoxalase/bleomycin resistance/extradiol dioxygenase family protein, with amino-acid sequence MVARPALLEAALYADDLDAAERFYAGVLGLEVVVRSSGRHVFFRLEGAMLLVFDPAGSAAVPGDARLPVPPHGANGPGHVCLAASAAEIEGWRHKLTAAGVAIEADFDWPGGGRSIYFRDPAGNSIEIAEPRIWGFS
- a CDS encoding non-canonical purine NTP pyrophosphatase, whose translation is MSSGNFAPLRSGQRLLVASHNPGKVREIRDLVTPYGLEAVSAEALGLPEPDETEETFSGNARLKAVAAAVASGLPALADDSGLEVACLDGAPGIYSARWAGPGKDFAFAMAKVREAVTARLGWEPPGPIANFTCALCLALPDAGDRVFEGKVFGHLVWPPRGANGFGYDPMFVAEGMRETFGELEPARKHAISHRAAAFRKFVANALGDHG
- a CDS encoding coproporphyrinogen III oxidase; translated protein: MVEPVHRGTFTASRRSSEAGAPSPDDPGFGIYVHWPFCASKCPYCDFNSHVRRTPLEHDRFRSAYLAELSTLAGRSRARAVTSIFFGGGTPSLMEPATVAAVIDAVADRFGLASGAEITLEANPSSVEAGRFAGYRTAGVNRVSLGIQALVDADLARLGRLHTASEARAAMAVALTTFERVSFDLIYARPGQTPEAWARELTEALDMAAGHLSLYQLTIEPGTPFEALHAAGRLVVPDPESAAGLYELTGELTTAAGLEAYEVSNYARPGQESRHNLLYWRNGAYIGIGPGAHGRLERAGPAPHGRVATESERQPERWLTRVEEVGHGVTREAELTSSEMADEMLVMGLRLTEGISLARLAEISGLALAPAFLGNLERQGLVNWDRAAGRLAATPSGLLVLDSLLVELSRGLRPVPPPAPAV
- a CDS encoding ABC transporter substrate-binding protein, coding for MHLVRLMTAGVRPRNRAADLARAAASGVRACMMRARAVVAVGVAGVVLAACAVSGPGVNQPSSSTANVAPPSGAEVALGLQQPVKVAMLLPLSATGPAGKVAKGLKQAGELALFEQNNPNVLLFTKDTAGTAEGARQAAQEAIAAGAELIIGPLFAKSVEAAAAVARPANVPVIAFSTDRAVAGNGVYLLSFMPGEDISRVVGFASQQGGRNYAALLPQSEYGQRLAAALDIAVRRNGGTVATVQSYPLDANGMLDPVKRVKDTMTRASNSGRPVDVLLIAGGQDSLPTLATLLPYNDIDTRKLRLIGTSDWDFPAVGQQEALVGAWYPAPDPDGWREFTSRFSATYGSVPPRIASVAHDAVSLAIALSANPAGQRFTAANLTRPSGFAGIDGLFRLTAEGTSDRGLAVLEVQKFGPRLVDPAPTSFGPALYSGVPAAPATY
- the rsmI gene encoding 16S rRNA (cytidine(1402)-2'-O)-methyltransferase gives rise to the protein MSEETGNAPASDSVTDGSAASFAPGTREARALAAAARLLTIQLLRPPAPGLHLVATPIGNLGDITLRAIAVMALADCLYCEDTRHTRKLLEQCGIDRQLQVYEDHGAERERPRILAALASGASVALVSDAGMPLVSDPGYKLVREALAAGHDVSVVPGASSALAALVVSGLPTDRFMFEGFLPSRQLARRQRLEALRAADLPVILFEAPNRLAALLADGREILGDHRTAAVARELTKRFEEVRRGSLAELAEWASATPPRGEVCVVLGPAVPGEVTDAMIRERLAAMPADLSQRDAVRLVAADLGVSRGRVYDLSLGKEAPPAPGAAPVAGPPPIADLPPSGPRPSRMRGRSKDR
- a CDS encoding YraN family protein, which codes for MSGPDPRERPGWGAERLAERRRRYRVGLAAEWLAVLLLTCKGYRILARRHRTPVGEIDIVARRGTTIAFVEVKRRDSEEAAIAAFTPRQARRLVRAAEHYLAGRPRLSHLAPRFDLVTARPGRLPSHRAGFIGAFDRSGLDGV
- the gshB gene encoding glutathione synthase, whose amino-acid sequence is MGLRVGVQMDPIERIAITGDSTFAMMLEAQARGHELFYFQPATVTLDQGRLMATGSNVLVRDVVGSHASLAEPRRQDLGALDVVLLRQDPPFDMSYITNTHLLGRIHPRTLVVNDPAHVRNAPEKLFVLDFADLMPPTMVTRSLEEVRRFRDRHGDIIVKPLYGNGGAGVFRLASEDSNLNALVELFQSMSREPFMVQQYRPEVRDGDKRIILVDGEFAGAINRVPASGETRSNMHVGGRPEPIALTARDEEICLRLGPALRERGLLFTGIDVIGDYLTEINVTSPTGIREVKRFGGNDIAAMIWDAIERRRAAA